The following proteins come from a genomic window of Rhodoligotrophos sp. CJ14:
- a CDS encoding methyltransferase domain-containing protein, whose amino-acid sequence MADNGENSGISLRTFTDVDVSPALAAYIAGLESFDAIPQLQDLKGIARQQVTPGASVLDVGCGFGLETERLFAAAAPDGLICGIDKSAAFITEARRRAAEKGMDIAYEVGDATALPYARRQFDVVRAERLLIYLDDPLLAISEMKRVMHRGALLALIEPDLTLMSVNVPNRDLVRRILAHECDTAVHNSWLPGRLRDMLTGAGFKDVSLATRVVVFPQDLAVHYFIPMAEQAERARKITADELAEWREALTALHAREGLFCTIGYFLFMARA is encoded by the coding sequence ATGGCTGACAATGGGGAGAACTCGGGGATTTCACTTCGTACATTCACCGATGTGGATGTCTCTCCAGCACTTGCGGCCTATATTGCCGGTCTGGAAAGCTTCGATGCGATCCCACAGCTTCAGGATCTGAAAGGCATTGCCAGACAGCAGGTAACACCTGGTGCATCTGTTCTCGATGTCGGCTGCGGCTTTGGGCTCGAGACCGAGCGCCTGTTCGCCGCCGCTGCCCCAGACGGGCTGATTTGTGGCATCGACAAGAGCGCAGCCTTCATCACCGAGGCCAGACGGCGCGCGGCCGAAAAGGGCATGGATATCGCCTACGAGGTGGGTGATGCGACCGCCTTGCCTTATGCACGCCGGCAGTTCGATGTGGTGCGTGCCGAACGGTTGCTGATCTATCTCGACGATCCGCTTCTCGCGATCTCGGAGATGAAGCGCGTCATGCATCGCGGCGCCTTATTGGCGCTGATCGAGCCCGATCTGACCCTAATGTCGGTCAATGTGCCGAACAGGGATCTCGTGCGGCGCATTCTAGCTCACGAGTGCGACACCGCGGTCCACAACAGCTGGCTGCCTGGCCGGCTCCGCGATATGCTGACTGGCGCCGGGTTCAAGGATGTGAGCCTTGCCACACGCGTGGTGGTATTCCCGCAGGACCTGGCAGTGCACTACTTTATCCCGATGGCGGAGCAGGCAGAGCGGGCTCGCAAGATCACGGCCGACGAACTTGCTGAATGGCGTGAAGCCCTAACCGCGCTCCACGCCCGCGAAGGATTGTTCTGCACAATCGGCTATTTCTTGTTCATGGCACGAGCTTGA
- a CDS encoding succinylglutamate desuccinylase/aspartoacylase family protein, with the protein MNAGIHRTEISFPLPALADWRWPAVIIKGHKPGPKLAIIAGVHVNETSSIEAVIRLQRRLKPEDLAGEIHIIPVVNLPAVPVRSQYVCPVDNKNINFSFPGRPDGTFSEQLAWALLDWAKDADCLIDLHGGDLCENVSHFTVAQQTGDEGFDRRNVEIAACFDAELIVRLDPSHLEKPSRSCTGRATRRQHAAFAEAGRIGIIEERNVEFHLNGVLRVAQLLGMITSAPPKSREPVFVDEYLWVPAPQDGFYRYKVNPGQKIERGEVLAIAENTFGDAIGEVRAPASGFILWSLTHALVMKDSFIMGLGKPAV; encoded by the coding sequence ATGAATGCCGGAATCCATCGGACAGAGATTTCTTTCCCCCTCCCCGCCCTTGCCGACTGGCGCTGGCCCGCCGTGATCATCAAGGGGCACAAGCCAGGTCCGAAGCTTGCGATCATCGCCGGCGTGCATGTGAACGAAACGTCCAGCATCGAGGCGGTCATCCGGCTGCAGCGGCGGCTCAAGCCGGAGGATCTTGCTGGCGAGATCCACATCATCCCGGTGGTCAATCTGCCAGCCGTGCCCGTGCGCTCGCAATATGTCTGTCCGGTGGACAACAAGAACATCAATTTCAGCTTTCCCGGCCGGCCGGATGGGACGTTCTCCGAACAGCTCGCCTGGGCATTGCTGGACTGGGCGAAAGATGCGGATTGCCTGATCGATCTTCACGGGGGCGATCTCTGCGAGAATGTCTCGCATTTCACGGTGGCGCAGCAGACGGGCGATGAGGGTTTCGATCGGCGCAATGTGGAGATCGCCGCCTGTTTCGATGCGGAGCTGATCGTGCGCCTTGATCCTTCGCATCTCGAAAAGCCCAGCCGCAGCTGCACCGGCCGCGCCACCCGCCGCCAGCACGCGGCCTTTGCGGAAGCCGGTCGCATCGGCATTATCGAGGAGCGGAATGTGGAGTTTCACCTCAACGGGGTGCTTCGGGTTGCACAGCTTCTGGGCATGATCACCTCGGCCCCGCCAAAATCACGAGAGCCGGTTTTCGTTGACGAATATCTGTGGGTCCCCGCACCGCAAGACGGGTTCTATCGCTACAAGGTCAATCCCGGACAGAAGATCGAGCGAGGCGAAGTGCTGGCCATTGCCGAGAATACTTTCGGGGATGCAATCGGCGAGGTGCGGGCGCCGGCGTCGGGCTTCATTCTATGGAGCCTCACACACGCCCTCGTCATGAAGGACAGCTTCATCATGGGGCTCGGAAAGCCAGCCGTCTGA
- the ehuB gene encoding ectoine/hydroxyectoine ABC transporter substrate-binding protein EhuB, producing MSVTRRHLLGASLSAAALLTLPGRARAETTLERIKRTGKVSVGIANERPYGFVDTSGKLVGAVPDVILAALEPHGVKEMQAEIVEFNATIPGLNANRFDIIGAGMYITPPRCQAIAFTNPVTRAGYGFVALKGNPKGLHSIADLAKHEDAIVGTQNGSAQVGELDKAGVPKDRIVLYANATEALAGLKAHRSDVIYFPGLELGDLLKTANDPEVERVEPFEQVVGPDGKPQYGYSAMGLRKADTDLKQVLDEEIAKMLASGRLLEIISKYGYGQDELPTAEDTAERLCKA from the coding sequence ATGTCGGTAACGCGTCGGCACCTGTTGGGTGCGAGCCTTTCTGCGGCCGCGCTCTTGACTTTGCCTGGACGGGCCAGGGCGGAGACTACGCTGGAGCGGATCAAGCGCACGGGCAAGGTCTCGGTGGGGATTGCCAATGAGCGGCCATATGGCTTCGTTGACACCAGCGGCAAATTGGTTGGCGCGGTGCCGGATGTGATCCTGGCAGCACTCGAGCCGCATGGGGTGAAGGAAATGCAGGCCGAGATCGTGGAATTCAATGCCACCATTCCCGGCCTCAATGCCAACCGCTTCGATATCATCGGCGCCGGAATGTACATCACGCCGCCGCGTTGCCAGGCGATCGCCTTCACCAACCCCGTGACCCGGGCGGGCTACGGCTTCGTGGCCCTCAAGGGCAATCCCAAGGGGCTGCACAGCATCGCTGATCTTGCAAAGCACGAGGATGCCATCGTCGGCACCCAGAATGGCTCGGCCCAGGTCGGAGAGCTCGACAAGGCGGGGGTGCCGAAGGACCGGATCGTGCTTTATGCCAACGCCACCGAGGCCTTGGCGGGTCTCAAGGCGCATCGCTCCGACGTGATCTACTTCCCAGGTCTCGAGCTCGGCGATCTGCTCAAGACCGCCAATGATCCGGAGGTTGAGCGCGTTGAGCCCTTCGAGCAGGTGGTCGGCCCCGATGGCAAGCCGCAATATGGCTATTCCGCCATGGGCCTGCGCAAGGCCGATACCGACCTGAAGCAGGTGCTCGACGAGGAGATTGCCAAGATGCTCGCATCTGGCCGGCTTCTCGAAATCATCTCCAAATATGGCTATGGCCAGGACGAGCTGCCGACGGCAGAGGATACCGCTGAGCGTCTCTGCAAGGCCTGA
- the ehuC gene encoding ectoine/hydroxyectoine ABC transporter permease subunit EhuC — protein MPQVAETALALLPQLLKGAAVTLQITLLSAVLALVLSFLVAAARAAPWAPLRLLTVAYVEVLRGTSAIVQLFYLFFILPSFGISLSPMTTAVLGLAMNFSAFGSEVVRSGLEAVARGQREAAAALGMNRLQAYFLVVLPQAVVIMLPSFGNMLIDLIKASSLVSLITITELTFAGRQMVVTTGQPFTVWGLVLLIYFLMAYPLTWMVRALERRAARFRGSPA, from the coding sequence GTGCCTCAAGTTGCTGAAACCGCGCTGGCCCTGCTGCCGCAGCTCCTGAAAGGGGCTGCGGTAACCCTGCAAATCACTCTGCTCTCGGCAGTGCTGGCGCTTGTTTTGTCTTTTCTGGTCGCGGCGGCCCGCGCAGCGCCTTGGGCGCCTCTGCGGCTGCTGACGGTTGCCTATGTGGAGGTCCTCCGTGGCACCTCGGCGATCGTGCAGCTGTTCTATCTGTTCTTCATCCTGCCGAGCTTCGGAATCAGCCTCTCGCCCATGACCACGGCGGTGCTGGGACTTGCCATGAACTTCTCCGCCTTCGGCTCGGAGGTGGTGCGCAGCGGGCTGGAAGCGGTCGCGCGGGGCCAGCGCGAGGCCGCCGCCGCTCTCGGGATGAACCGGCTGCAGGCCTATTTCCTTGTGGTGCTGCCCCAGGCCGTGGTGATCATGCTGCCCTCCTTCGGCAATATGCTCATCGATCTGATAAAGGCCTCCTCGCTCGTCTCCCTCATCACGATCACCGAGCTCACCTTCGCCGGACGGCAGATGGTGGTGACGACCGGCCAACCCTTCACCGTCTGGGGCCTCGTGCTGCTCATCTATTTCTTGATGGCCTATCCCTTGACCTGGATGGTGCGCGCACTGGAGCGGCGCGCGGCGCGCTTCCGTGGGAGCCCCGCATGA
- the ehuD gene encoding ectoine/hydroxyectoine ABC transporter permease subunit EhuD, which produces MIDPNFMAEILPELLRGLVVTLQATFGGFAIALIVGLLLDLGRRSGSKMVRRLCDGYIAVMRCTPLLVQLYFVFYVLPAYGVRFGALATGILVLGLHIGAYLAEVYRAGIDAIGKGQWEAAKALGLSWPVTWAKVILPQALPPMLPPLGNFLIGLFKETPLLAAITVIDVFGAANNIAGQTYRYNEPYTAAALILLVVSLIAAYGVNRLERFVNRSRRAKGEVALTTADRPPVL; this is translated from the coding sequence ATGATCGATCCCAATTTCATGGCCGAGATCCTGCCGGAACTGCTGCGCGGCCTCGTCGTCACGCTTCAGGCAACTTTCGGCGGATTTGCGATCGCGCTCATCGTTGGCCTTCTGCTGGACTTGGGCCGCCGCTCGGGCAGCAAAATGGTCCGCCGCCTTTGCGATGGTTATATCGCCGTCATGCGCTGCACGCCGCTCTTGGTGCAGCTCTATTTCGTGTTCTACGTGCTTCCCGCCTATGGCGTGCGGTTCGGCGCTTTGGCCACGGGCATATTGGTGCTGGGGCTTCATATCGGCGCCTACCTCGCCGAGGTCTATCGGGCAGGAATTGATGCGATCGGCAAGGGCCAATGGGAGGCCGCCAAGGCGCTTGGTCTCTCCTGGCCCGTGACCTGGGCCAAGGTGATCCTGCCGCAAGCCTTGCCGCCAATGTTGCCCCCGCTTGGCAATTTTCTCATTGGCCTTTTCAAGGAGACGCCGCTCCTTGCCGCGATCACCGTGATCGACGTGTTTGGCGCCGCGAACAATATCGCCGGCCAGACCTATCGCTACAACGAGCCTTATACGGCTGCCGCTTTGATCCTGCTGGTGGTGAGCCTGATCGCGGCCTACGGGGTCAACCGCCTGGAGCGCTTCGTGAACCGCTCGCGCAGGGCCAAAGGTGAGGTTGCGCTGACCACTGCGGACCGGCCGCCGGTGCTCTAG
- a CDS encoding NAD-dependent succinate-semialdehyde dehydrogenase, with translation MYPDILLYIDGTWTRSANGASGKVLNPATGAVLGTVAHADIADLDRALEAVEKGFRTWRRISAYDRYKMMRKAADLLRERADDVARLMTLEQGKPLADSHAEVLRGADTIDWFAEEGRRAYGKIVPSRAEHVQQYVVKEPVGPVAAFTPWNFPINQAVRKVSAALACGCSVILKGPEETPASCAALVQAFYDAGVPAGVVNLVFGVPAMITEYLIPHPTIRKISFTGSTVVGKHLASLAGRHMKRVTMELGGHSPVLVFDDADLPSAIDILVSRKFRNAGQTCTSPSRLLVQDGLYDRFVDAFVTAAEEVKVGDGLEPGIEMGPLANSRRLDAMEAYVADAVGKGARLRTGGKRIGNAGYFFAPTVLTEVPITARIMNEEPFGPVLPILRFSSYDEAMAEANRLAYGLTAYAYTRSARIAADIARDIESGMVSINHQGLGMIEVPFGGVKDSGYGSEGGSEAMDDYLVNKVVTLNIL, from the coding sequence ATGTATCCCGATATTCTGCTCTACATAGATGGCACCTGGACTCGCAGCGCCAATGGCGCCAGCGGCAAGGTGCTCAATCCTGCCACTGGCGCAGTGCTGGGCACGGTCGCCCATGCCGATATCGCAGATCTGGACCGTGCGCTCGAGGCGGTGGAAAAGGGGTTCCGTACATGGCGGCGGATCTCGGCCTATGATCGCTACAAGATGATGCGGAAGGCGGCCGATCTCCTGCGGGAGCGCGCCGATGACGTGGCTCGCCTGATGACGCTCGAACAAGGCAAGCCGCTTGCGGATTCTCATGCAGAGGTGCTGCGCGGGGCCGACACCATCGACTGGTTTGCGGAAGAAGGCCGCCGCGCCTATGGCAAGATCGTGCCATCGCGCGCTGAGCATGTTCAGCAATATGTGGTGAAGGAGCCGGTGGGGCCGGTTGCGGCCTTCACGCCCTGGAACTTTCCAATCAATCAGGCGGTGCGCAAGGTTTCGGCGGCGCTTGCCTGCGGGTGCTCGGTGATCCTCAAGGGACCGGAGGAGACACCAGCAAGCTGTGCCGCCCTGGTTCAGGCGTTTTACGATGCGGGTGTGCCCGCCGGCGTCGTCAATCTGGTCTTCGGCGTGCCAGCGATGATCACCGAATATCTCATCCCGCACCCCACCATCCGCAAGATCTCGTTCACGGGATCCACGGTGGTTGGCAAGCATCTCGCATCCCTTGCCGGCCGCCATATGAAGCGGGTGACCATGGAGCTTGGCGGACATTCGCCGGTGCTGGTGTTCGATGATGCGGATCTCCCCTCAGCCATCGACATTCTGGTCAGCCGCAAGTTCCGCAATGCGGGGCAGACCTGCACGTCGCCCTCGCGCCTCCTGGTGCAGGATGGCCTCTATGACCGGTTCGTCGATGCGTTCGTGACCGCGGCGGAGGAGGTGAAGGTCGGGGATGGTCTCGAGCCCGGTATTGAAATGGGCCCGCTCGCCAATAGTCGGCGGCTCGATGCCATGGAGGCCTATGTGGCGGACGCGGTTGGGAAGGGCGCGCGACTGCGCACGGGCGGCAAGCGCATCGGCAATGCGGGTTATTTCTTCGCGCCCACGGTCTTGACGGAGGTGCCGATTACGGCGCGGATCATGAACGAAGAGCCGTTCGGCCCGGTGCTGCCGATCCTGCGCTTCTCCAGCTATGATGAGGCCATGGCGGAAGCGAACCGCCTCGCCTATGGGCTCACGGCTTATGCCTATACCCGTTCGGCCCGCATCGCCGCCGACATCGCCCGCGACATCGAGAGCGGCATGGTGTCGATCAACCATCAGGGACTCGGCATGATCGAGGTACCGTTCGGGGGCGTCAAGGACTCCGGCTATGGCTCAGAAGGCGGCAGCGAGGCCATGGATGATTATCTCGTCAACAAAGTGGTGACGCTCAACATTCTCTAG
- a CDS encoding phosphotransferase enzyme family protein, which produces MRHAKAADALMQEMHGLSETAEVTLAGLAGGRPIGSNDGHKPTGVTGMLSDEATSNKPMLNRLDVLANEALTRWELPAGAHARLINLSENATYLVGAPCGFRSILRVHREGYHSRNAIACELEWLRALKSDGGVLTPDVIAGRDGELIQTCAVSGLAGERHTVMFAFIEGSEPDPDHDLARSFEELGEIAARTHLHSQTWPKPEGFERLVWDVDAVFGSTPTWGNWRDGPNVDGSLRPVLEKAEEVIRHRLHAFGKDPDRYGLIHADMRLANLLIDNGVTRLIDFDDCGFSWFLYDFAATISFIEDHPQVPRLKEAWVRGYRKVRALSAEEEAELDTFIMLRRMALLAWIGSHAEVPYARELSPHFAQGTAKLAQTYLSRFS; this is translated from the coding sequence ATGCGCCATGCGAAAGCTGCGGATGCACTGATGCAGGAAATGCATGGCTTGTCTGAGACGGCCGAGGTGACTTTGGCGGGTCTTGCCGGGGGACGTCCAATCGGATCCAATGATGGCCACAAGCCGACTGGGGTGACGGGAATGCTGAGCGACGAAGCAACATCGAACAAGCCGATGCTCAACCGGCTGGATGTGCTTGCCAATGAAGCGCTCACCCGCTGGGAGCTTCCCGCTGGCGCCCATGCAAGGCTGATCAACCTCTCGGAAAACGCGACCTATCTCGTTGGGGCCCCCTGCGGCTTTCGCTCGATTCTCCGCGTTCACCGTGAGGGATACCACTCGCGCAACGCCATTGCCTGCGAGCTCGAATGGCTGCGAGCGCTGAAGTCTGATGGCGGCGTCTTAACCCCTGATGTCATTGCCGGCCGCGATGGCGAGCTCATTCAGACCTGCGCGGTTTCCGGACTTGCAGGCGAGCGGCATACGGTGATGTTTGCCTTCATCGAGGGAAGCGAGCCCGATCCCGACCACGACCTTGCGCGATCCTTCGAGGAGCTTGGCGAGATCGCGGCGCGCACGCATCTCCATTCTCAAACCTGGCCCAAGCCAGAGGGCTTCGAGAGGCTCGTCTGGGATGTGGACGCGGTATTCGGATCAACCCCGACCTGGGGCAATTGGCGCGACGGTCCGAATGTGGACGGCAGCCTACGGCCCGTTCTGGAGAAGGCTGAAGAGGTGATCCGGCATCGCCTCCACGCATTCGGCAAGGACCCCGACCGCTATGGGCTGATCCATGCGGACATGCGGCTTGCCAATCTGTTGATCGACAATGGCGTGACCCGCCTCATCGATTTCGACGATTGCGGCTTCAGTTGGTTTCTCTACGACTTCGCCGCGACCATTTCCTTCATCGAGGACCACCCGCAGGTGCCCCGCCTGAAGGAGGCCTGGGTGAGAGGCTATCGTAAGGTAAGAGCGCTTTCGGCCGAAGAGGAGGCAGAGCTCGATACCTTCATCATGCTGCGCCGGATGGCGCTTCTTGCCTGGATCGGCTCGCACGCGGAGGTGCCCTATGCGCGCGAGCTCAGCCCCCATTTTGCCCAGGGCACAGCCAAGCTGGCGCAAACATATCTGAGCCGTTTTTCTTGA
- a CDS encoding DUF1176 domain-containing protein — protein MWWPQRLLVGAVLIAGCVPGWAVHPANADDSAGQLKAFKDWVVGCDNLRRCTALGLMKDGGSDGYIVVQRDGLADAGPRLTFSVLTQSPLKSPVLSVSIDGKPARGDLHWPAKVVDPYAKVTLGGSDAASIIERLKSAKGLTLNLKDAQGSETDTASVSLAGSVAALLYMDDQQFRAGTETALVKKGTTAASSIPMPPAAPVIEAQIMTELPLKSAKGSQAQAQTAPIEAAGRDLDLPDALTLNRDESCEGYASMALQMPGGKIVWGVCESAAAYNFDYSFWITRQRDGKTTTPDPATFTVPASLQLDQMSNLLTNPGLSRDGRLLTAFEKGRGLGDCGTLSEWAFDGSAFRLVSYATMTACNGVSPDDWPVLYTARVK, from the coding sequence ATGTGGTGGCCACAACGTTTACTGGTGGGCGCAGTTCTGATCGCAGGCTGTGTTCCGGGATGGGCTGTCCATCCGGCGAATGCCGATGACTCGGCCGGACAGCTCAAGGCGTTCAAGGATTGGGTGGTCGGCTGTGATAATCTGCGCCGCTGCACGGCGCTCGGCCTGATGAAAGATGGGGGCAGCGACGGCTACATCGTCGTTCAGCGAGACGGTCTGGCCGATGCAGGACCCCGCCTCACCTTCAGCGTTCTCACCCAATCCCCGCTCAAATCGCCAGTGCTCTCGGTCAGCATCGATGGCAAACCGGCGCGCGGCGATCTGCACTGGCCCGCGAAAGTCGTGGATCCCTATGCCAAGGTGACGCTCGGCGGGTCAGATGCGGCAAGCATCATCGAGAGGCTCAAGAGCGCCAAGGGGCTGACGTTGAACCTCAAAGACGCGCAGGGAAGCGAGACCGACACTGCTTCCGTGTCGCTTGCGGGCTCGGTCGCAGCGCTGCTCTATATGGATGACCAGCAGTTTCGCGCCGGCACCGAAACAGCTCTCGTAAAGAAGGGGACGACGGCGGCAAGCAGCATTCCCATGCCACCAGCGGCGCCTGTCATCGAGGCTCAAATCATGACAGAGTTGCCACTCAAATCTGCGAAAGGGTCCCAAGCGCAGGCTCAAACGGCTCCGATCGAAGCGGCGGGACGGGATCTCGACCTGCCTGACGCCTTGACTCTCAATCGCGATGAGAGCTGCGAGGGCTATGCGTCCATGGCCCTCCAAATGCCGGGTGGTAAGATCGTGTGGGGCGTGTGCGAGAGCGCAGCTGCCTACAATTTCGATTACAGCTTCTGGATCACTCGCCAACGGGATGGCAAGACGACCACGCCCGATCCGGCCACGTTCACAGTACCTGCTTCGCTCCAGCTCGACCAGATGTCGAACCTGCTCACCAATCCCGGGCTCTCCCGGGATGGCAGACTGCTGACCGCTTTCGAGAAGGGCCGCGGCCTTGGCGATTGCGGGACACTGAGCGAATGGGCCTTTGACGGCTCGGCCTTCAGGCTCGTGTCCTATGCAACCATGACAGCCTGTAATGGGGTTTCGCCCGACGACTGGCCGGTGCTCTATACGGCTCGGGTGAAGTAA
- the chrA gene encoding chromate efflux transporter, protein MEETRGTEAALPSAGSPREVFRVFLLLGLTSFGGPVAHLGYFHETFVRRRRWLDEQAYADLVALCQFLPGPASSQAGMAIGLKRAGFAGMLAAWTAFTLPSALLMVAFAYGAGWIGASAGHGWIAGLKAAAVAIVAQAVLTMARQLAWGRARATIAALGMIMALSMPTALGQVLVIVLGGLLGLISLSVSGRNGASDLITSQTARTGQTAALASLCLFFILLLGLPLVAAMTDNGLVHMFDSFYRAGSLVFGGGHVVLPLLQSEMVGTGLVDRQSFLAGYGAVQAVPGPLFSFAAYLGAIAREWPSGLFGAAVALIAIFLPSALLIIGVLPFWIRLRNMPRAGSALAGINAAVVGLLAAAFYNPVFLEGIPSAPAMAVAVAAFIGLLAWRIPPWAVVILAGLAGFLVL, encoded by the coding sequence ATGGAGGAGACGAGGGGCACTGAAGCGGCATTGCCGAGCGCGGGATCTCCCCGCGAGGTCTTTCGTGTATTCCTTCTGCTGGGGCTCACCTCCTTTGGCGGGCCTGTCGCCCATCTCGGCTATTTTCATGAAACCTTCGTGCGCCGCCGTCGCTGGCTCGATGAGCAGGCCTATGCGGATCTCGTCGCCCTGTGCCAGTTTCTGCCTGGGCCTGCTTCGAGCCAGGCGGGCATGGCGATCGGTCTGAAGCGAGCAGGTTTCGCTGGAATGCTCGCCGCCTGGACGGCATTCACCTTGCCCTCCGCCCTCCTCATGGTGGCTTTCGCCTATGGAGCCGGATGGATTGGGGCCAGTGCCGGACATGGCTGGATCGCGGGCCTCAAGGCTGCGGCGGTGGCCATCGTTGCCCAAGCGGTTCTGACAATGGCAAGGCAGCTCGCTTGGGGGCGCGCGCGCGCCACCATCGCGGCGCTCGGCATGATCATGGCCCTCTCAATGCCGACCGCCTTGGGCCAGGTGCTGGTGATCGTGCTTGGTGGGCTGCTCGGTCTCATCTCTCTGAGCGTGTCCGGGCGAAACGGCGCAAGCGACCTGATCACCTCTCAAACCGCACGCACCGGGCAAACAGCGGCCCTGGCAAGCCTTTGCCTTTTCTTCATCCTGCTTCTGGGCCTGCCGCTCGTGGCGGCAATGACCGACAATGGCCTGGTGCATATGTTCGACAGCTTTTATCGCGCCGGCTCGCTGGTCTTCGGCGGAGGGCATGTTGTACTGCCGCTTCTCCAATCGGAAATGGTCGGAACCGGCTTGGTCGACCGGCAGAGCTTCCTTGCGGGCTATGGCGCGGTGCAGGCAGTGCCCGGACCGCTATTCTCGTTCGCAGCCTATCTGGGGGCGATTGCGCGAGAATGGCCTTCGGGTCTCTTTGGTGCGGCCGTTGCTCTCATCGCGATCTTTCTTCCCTCCGCCTTGCTCATCATCGGTGTGCTGCCCTTTTGGATCCGGCTCAGGAACATGCCGCGCGCGGGCAGCGCCCTGGCGGGGATCAATGCTGCCGTGGTCGGCCTGCTCGCCGCTGCCTTTTACAATCCGGTTTTCCTCGAAGGTATCCCTTCGGCCCCGGCCATGGCTGTTGCGGTGGCCGCCTTTATCGGCCTGCTCGCCTGGCGTATCCCGCCCTGGGCCGTGGTCATCCTGGCCGGCCTTGCCGGTTTTCTCGTGCTCTGA
- a CDS encoding ABC transporter substrate-binding protein yields MRKVAVLGLVFAIACGIAQADAQISDNEVRIGILTDQSGPYADFGGDASVTAAQIAAEDMGGMVRGKMIRILSGDHQNKPELASTIAEQWLNDDHIDAVVDVTGSAVSRAARQMISEAGKVVFYSGADSGGTAGPNCFATTFQWTPDLHERAFGMVRAVVQTGGKRWFLLTADNASGHEIADILRKEIAARGGTVIGEVRHPSGGTDLSAFLLQAQVSGAQVIGLASKGSDALTAMKQAGEFGIPAGGQKLVALSLALSNVHAVGLDEAQGLVSSTAYYWNWDDASRAFAERYERRAGRKPGMVQASVYSAVLHYLKAVQASGSDHGRAVAATMRQAPVSDFFARGARIGADGRLDQRLFLVEAKHPNQSKGEWDYYSLLRTIPTSVGKDPAARGGLRVSRPFSCRNTTGILARSELAD; encoded by the coding sequence ATGAGGAAAGTGGCCGTCTTAGGCCTCGTTTTCGCTATTGCTTGCGGAATCGCGCAAGCCGATGCGCAGATCTCCGACAATGAGGTAAGAATTGGTATTCTGACCGACCAGTCCGGTCCCTATGCGGATTTCGGTGGTGATGCCTCAGTCACGGCCGCGCAGATCGCCGCTGAGGACATGGGCGGAATGGTACGCGGCAAGATGATCCGTATTCTGTCGGGCGATCATCAGAACAAGCCGGAACTGGCGTCCACCATTGCCGAGCAGTGGCTGAACGATGACCATATCGATGCCGTGGTGGATGTGACCGGTTCGGCGGTCTCGCGCGCCGCCCGGCAGATGATCAGTGAGGCCGGCAAGGTGGTCTTCTATTCCGGCGCGGACAGCGGCGGCACCGCTGGGCCCAACTGCTTTGCCACCACCTTTCAGTGGACTCCCGATTTGCACGAGCGCGCATTCGGAATGGTGCGGGCCGTAGTCCAGACCGGCGGCAAGAGATGGTTTCTGCTGACCGCCGACAATGCCTCCGGCCATGAGATCGCGGATATTCTGCGCAAGGAGATCGCGGCAAGAGGCGGCACGGTGATCGGTGAGGTTCGCCACCCCAGCGGTGGAACCGATCTATCCGCCTTCTTGCTGCAGGCCCAGGTCTCTGGCGCCCAGGTGATCGGCCTGGCGAGCAAGGGCTCGGACGCACTGACGGCGATGAAGCAGGCCGGCGAGTTCGGCATCCCCGCCGGGGGCCAGAAACTGGTCGCTCTGAGCCTGGCGCTCAGCAATGTGCATGCCGTAGGGCTGGATGAGGCCCAGGGCCTTGTTTCGAGCACCGCCTATTACTGGAACTGGGACGATGCCAGCCGCGCCTTTGCCGAGCGGTATGAGCGCCGCGCCGGCCGCAAGCCGGGTATGGTGCAGGCGAGCGTCTATTCAGCCGTTCTCCATTATCTGAAGGCAGTCCAGGCATCGGGCAGCGACCATGGTCGGGCCGTCGCGGCCACCATGCGGCAAGCACCCGTCAGCGACTTCTTTGCTCGAGGCGCCCGCATCGGCGCGGATGGCCGGCTTGATCAGCGCCTGTTCTTGGTCGAGGCCAAGCACCCCAACCAGTCCAAGGGGGAATGGGACTATTACAGCCTGCTCAGGACGATCCCGACAAGCGTGGGGAAAGACCCCGCAGCACGAGGCGGCCTTCGCGTGAGCCGGCCCTTCTCATGCCGCAATACCACTGGAATATTGGCGAGAAGCGAGTTGGCGGACTGA
- a CDS encoding helix-turn-helix domain-containing protein codes for MERHWRERLEQALEASHKSKRSVSLAARCGAGYLHDVLSEGKEPTIDRLMRIADVLGVSLSWILYGIELKKPEEELLRAYALLSERQKQAVLELTRSMAEDGR; via the coding sequence ATGGAAAGACACTGGCGCGAACGCCTCGAGCAGGCTCTCGAGGCATCCCACAAATCAAAGCGAAGCGTTTCTCTGGCAGCACGATGCGGCGCGGGATATCTGCATGATGTTCTCAGTGAGGGCAAAGAGCCCACGATCGATCGGCTCATGCGCATCGCTGACGTGCTGGGGGTCAGCCTCTCGTGGATTCTCTACGGAATCGAACTCAAAAAGCCCGAAGAGGAATTGCTCAGGGCCTATGCGCTATTGTCTGAAAGGCAAAAGCAGGCCGTTCTCGAATTGACCCGCTCAATGGCAGAGGACGGCCGGTAG